Proteins encoded in a region of the Streptomyces sp. NBC_01471 genome:
- a CDS encoding GAF domain-containing protein, whose protein sequence is MAAPDPTDPPEDSSAEDFPAEDSPAEDPPAEDFGRHGLSAEFTARVPQLLEAMRSIGTGLELHATLNRICETAGGLAGARYAAIGVVDQERGGLSDFVTHGVPEEEAARIGHVPDGHTGLLGALIEDARVVRLTDLTSDPRYAGFPPHHPRMRTFLGVPVQVQGETFGNLYVAEKTDGSRFTDGDLHMVQVLAAEAGIAINNARLYEAARQRERWIDGSVAVTTALLAGGDADEALSVVAEQARHLADSAAGVVMLPAAEGGLEVVAVSSDHPSQVLGLIVPPESGVVATLLSGAPVFVDDSASDPRMITEMGRRFGPSMMLPLHSGGRLRGVLATPRERGARPFTAAERSLASQFASQAALALMMADAQRDRERLAVFEDRDRIARDLHDLVIQRLFATGMMLEGAHRQSAPPAVRLGVGKAVDELDVTIQEIRTAIFALQQGAAEAPSGLCRRVLREINMAAVPLGFKPTHRFVGPVDSEVGELTGKNLIAALREALSNAFRHAAASRIHVDVDATAQLDDGRPAVRLTVSDDGVGIPEGGRRSGLRNLSRRAEALGGSSAYGPGMGDEGGGTAVVWEAPL, encoded by the coding sequence ATGGCAGCTCCGGACCCCACCGATCCGCCGGAAGACTCCTCCGCGGAGGACTTCCCAGCCGAGGACTCTCCAGCCGAGGACCCCCCGGCGGAGGACTTCGGCCGGCACGGGCTCTCCGCCGAGTTCACCGCGCGCGTACCGCAGCTGCTGGAGGCCATGCGCTCCATCGGTACGGGCCTCGAACTGCACGCGACCCTGAACAGGATCTGCGAGACAGCCGGCGGGCTGGCCGGTGCGCGCTATGCCGCGATCGGCGTCGTGGACCAGGAGCGCGGCGGCCTCAGCGATTTCGTCACCCATGGCGTGCCGGAGGAGGAAGCAGCGCGGATCGGCCACGTCCCGGACGGGCACACGGGCCTTCTGGGTGCGCTGATCGAGGATGCCCGCGTCGTGCGGCTCACGGATCTGACGAGCGACCCGCGCTACGCCGGATTCCCTCCGCACCATCCGCGGATGCGGACGTTCCTGGGGGTCCCGGTACAGGTGCAGGGGGAGACCTTCGGCAATCTCTACGTCGCGGAGAAGACCGACGGGAGCCGCTTCACCGACGGTGATCTGCACATGGTGCAGGTCCTCGCCGCCGAGGCCGGCATCGCGATCAACAACGCCCGGCTGTACGAGGCGGCCCGGCAGCGCGAGCGGTGGATCGACGGTTCAGTGGCCGTCACCACGGCGCTGCTGGCCGGCGGCGACGCTGATGAGGCGCTCTCGGTGGTCGCCGAACAGGCACGCCATCTGGCGGACTCGGCCGCCGGAGTGGTCATGCTGCCTGCCGCAGAGGGTGGACTGGAGGTCGTCGCCGTCTCCAGCGACCACCCCAGTCAGGTCCTCGGGCTGATCGTCCCGCCGGAGAGCGGGGTCGTGGCGACACTGCTCTCCGGCGCCCCGGTGTTCGTGGACGACTCGGCGTCCGATCCGCGGATGATCACCGAGATGGGCAGGCGGTTCGGGCCGAGCATGATGCTGCCCCTGCACAGCGGCGGCCGTCTGCGGGGCGTGCTGGCCACGCCCCGCGAACGCGGTGCCCGGCCGTTCACGGCGGCCGAACGTTCACTGGCCTCGCAGTTCGCCTCGCAGGCCGCGCTGGCGCTGATGATGGCCGACGCCCAGCGCGACAGAGAGCGCCTCGCGGTCTTCGAGGACCGCGACCGGATCGCCCGCGACCTGCACGACCTGGTCATCCAGCGCCTGTTCGCCACCGGGATGATGCTGGAGGGTGCCCACCGCCAGTCGGCGCCGCCCGCGGTGCGCCTCGGTGTGGGCAAGGCCGTCGATGAGCTGGACGTGACGATCCAGGAGATCCGTACCGCCATCTTCGCGCTGCAGCAGGGGGCTGCCGAGGCTCCGTCGGGGCTGTGCCGACGGGTCCTGCGGGAGATCAACATGGCGGCCGTACCGCTGGGGTTCAAACCCACGCACCGCTTCGTGGGCCCGGTCGACTCGGAGGTCGGGGAGCTGACGGGGAAGAACCTGATCGCGGCGCTCCGGGAGGCACTCTCCAACGCGTTCCGGCATGCCGCCGCCTCCCGGATCCATGTGGACGTCGACGCCACGGCGCAGCTGGACGACGGCCGCCCGGCGGTACGTCTGACGGTCTCCGACGACGGGGTCGGCATCCCGGAGGGCGGCCGGCGCAGCGGACTGCGCAATCTCAGCCGGCGCGCGGAGGCGCTGGGCGGATCGAGCGCCTACGGGCCGGGGATGGGCGATGAGGGCGGGGGCACGGCGGTGGTGTGGGAGGCACCGCTGTAG